A genomic window from Elaeis guineensis isolate ETL-2024a chromosome 3, EG11, whole genome shotgun sequence includes:
- the LOC105041277 gene encoding protein ASPARTIC PROTEASE IN GUARD CELL 1: MAENFHFLLLLFFLTLLSAFPVLSRNVSPRSTGSVPNTATLDVSASLDQALRVLSFDPDQALDQEVKSVRHASGGATTSGGLTLELHSRDFLPTSAHPRPNDYKTLTLDRLRRDSARVKSIAAQLALAAHSVKRTDLKPVAEEKEFAASAESIRGPIVSGTSQGSGEYFSRVGIGNPPKPLYMVLDTGSDVTWVQCQPCADCYEQSDPIFDPSASSSYSPLPCDSPRCRALDISACRNSSGGAEGSSCLYQVSYGDGSYTVGDFGTETVTLGDSAPVAGVAFGCGHDNEGLFVGAAGLLALGGGPLSFPSQISARSLSYCLVDRDSPASSTLELGASAASGAEVAAPLLRNRKLDTFYYVGLSGISVGGKMLSIPPSSFAMDESGSGGVIVDSGTAVTRLQADAYGALRDAFRRGTAGLPAAEGVSLFDTCYDLSSRTSVEVPTVGFHFPQGRELRLPAKNYLIPVDGVGTYCLAFAPTTAPLSIIGNVQQQGIRVSFDLDNSVVGFTPNNC; the protein is encoded by the coding sequence ATGGCGGAAAATTTCCACTTCCTTTTGCTCCTCTTTTTTCTTACACTACTCTCCGCCTTCCCTGTTCTTTCCCGGAATGTTTCGCCGCGGAGCACCGGATCGGTCCCCAACACCGCCACCCTCGACGTCTCCGCCTCCCTCGACCAAGCCCTCCGCGTCCTCTCCTTCGACCCCGACCAAGCCCTCGACCAAGAGGTGAAGTCCGTCCGCCACGCCAGCGGCGGCGCCACCACCTCTGGTGGCCTTACCCTTGAGCTACATTCCCGAGACTTCCTCCCCACCAGCGCCCATCCCCGCCCCAACGACTACAAAACCCTAACCCTCGACCGCCTCCGCCGCGACTCCGCCCGGGTGAAATCCATCGCCGCCCAGCTCGCCCTCGCCGCCCACAGCGTCAAACGCACAGATCTGAAGCCTGTGGCGGAGGAGAAGGAGTTTGCAGCGTCGGCGGAGAGCATCCGGGGACCGATCGTCTCCGGGACCAGCCAGGGCAGCGGCGAGTACTTCTCTAGAGTGGGGATTGGGAACCCTCCGAAGCCCTTGTACATGGTGCTGGACACCGGGAGCGACGTCACCTGGGTCCAATGCCAGCCCTGCGCAGATTGCTACGAGCAATCCGACCCCATCTTCGacccctccgcctcctcctcctactCCCCCCTCCCCTGCGACTCGCCCCGTTGCCGCGCCCTCGACATTTCCGCCTGCCGCAACTCCTCCGGCGGAGCCGAAGGCTCATCATGCCTCTACCAGGTCTCCTACGGCGATGGGTCCTACACCGTCGGGGATTTCGGGACGGAGACGGTGACCCTCGGTGACTCCGCCCCCGTCGCCGGCGTCGCCTTTGGGTGCGGCCACGACAACGAGGGTCTCTTCGTCGGCGCCGCGGGGCTCCTCGCACTCGGCGGCGGACCGCTCTCCTTCCCCTCCCAGATTTCCGCCCGTTCCCTCTCCTACTGCCTCGTCGACCGCGACTCCCCGGCGAGCTCCACCCTCGAGCTCGGCGCATCCGCCGCCTCAGGCGCGGAGGTGGCCGCGCCGCTCCTCCGCAACCGGAAGCTGGATACCTTCTACTACGTGGGGCTCTCCGGGATCAGCGTCGGCGGGAAGATGCTGTCGATCCCGCCGTCGTCGTTCGCGATGGACGAGAGCGGGAGCGGCGGTGTGATCGTGGACTCTGGGACGGCGGTAACGCGGCTCCAGGCCGATGCGTACGGGGCGCTGCGGGACGCGTTCCGGCGGGGGACGGCGGGGCTGCCGGCGGCGGAGGGGGTATCGCTGTTCGACACGTGCTACGACCTCTCGTCGCGAACCAGCGTGGAGGTGCCGACGGTGGGGTTCCACTTTCCGCAGGGACGGGAGCTCCGCCTGCCGGCCAAGAACTACCTCATCCCGGTGGATGGCGTTGGCACCTACTGCCTGGCCTTCGCGCCGACGACGGCACCGCTGTCCATCATCGGCAACGTCCAGCAGCAGGGGATACGTGTCAGTTTCGATCTCGACAACTCGGTGGTGGGGTTCACCCCCAATAACTGCTAG
- the LOC105041276 gene encoding large ribosomal subunit protein uL24y encodes MKYNPRVSSSRRKCRKAHFTAPSSVRRVLMSAPLSSDLRNKYNVRSVPVRKDDEVQVVRGTYKGREGKVVQVYRKKWVIHVERITREKVNGSTVNVGINPSKVVVTKLKLDKDRKALLDRKARGRAADKAKGKFSADEVAAAAAAPSLQEVD; translated from the coding sequence ATGAAGTACAACCCGAGAGTGTCGAGCTCCCGGCGGAAGTGCCGGAAGGCGCACTTCACGGCGCCGTCGAGCGTCCGGCGGGTGCTGATGAGCGCGCCCCTCTCGTCGGATCTCCGCAACAAGTACAACGTTCGGTCGGTTCCCGTCCGCAAGGACGACGAGGTCCAGGTCGTGCGTGGCACCTACAAGGGCCGGGAGGGCAAGGTCGTGCAGGTCTACCGCAAGAAGTGGGTCATCCACGTTGAGCGCATCACCCGTGAGAAGGTGAACGGATCCACCGTCAACGTCGGCATCAACCCCTCCAAGGTTGTCGTCACCAAGCTCAAGCTCGACAAGGACCGCAAGGCCCTCCTCGACCGCAAGGCCCGCGGCCGCGCCGCCGACAAGGCCAAGGGCAAGTTCTCTGCCGACGAGgtcgcggcggcggcggcggccccCTCCCTACAAGAGGTCGACTAA